The Leptodactylus fuscus isolate aLepFus1 chromosome 1, aLepFus1.hap2, whole genome shotgun sequence nucleotide sequence atttttagtgcatttgccgcgtggtattcgattctaaTCAAATTgcctgattatatatatatatatatatatatatatatatatatatatatatatatacgctgttcgctcatctctaatacagacaACTAGACTCCCGGAATGTCTAAAAATTTTCTTGGTCCTCAAGGATCGATCCAGGAGTAACATCTTAACCTAGGGAAGGGAACAAACAGCACCCGAATCGTTCTGAGTCAGAGTTTGAACCTGGTTAGCCAATTCAGCTACCAGACCTGCCAAACCTTCCACCCAGGCTGCAAGGTCCAGAATAGGATCTGTGGTGGGAAAAATGGCAGAAGATATGGGTTGGCGATTCTATTAGGGAATTGTCTGTTGGACGATTCCCCAGTGGCTGCTACTGAGACCAAGAAGGAAAGGAATGAGAGGCAATGAGTCCTAAACTTGCCCCAGCCCACTACTTGCCTCAGCTACCCTAGACAGTAGAGGACAAaggggcgacagtcccttctctggataATATCACTGCTACAGCTAGTTATTGACTATAGTGGTCGTGAAGTTGTGATGTCCTCAAGCATAGAAGATCTGCCTGGACAAGCTCTTCACCTCATGTTCCTGTCCATACATAATGAGAGAATATCCCATAATAACTCCAGTAAGATAAGATAAACtaatcctttagtagtcccaccatggggaaatttgttAATTCTCTACACCTGagattttatggtttttttttttttttttttttttttttttttttttacattgtctcatctttttTCCAATCAGGTCCAAGTTCCacaaaggatggaaagagacaggaacaagatggcggaaagtctattaaatctcaccctagagatcatctaccagcttactggagaggtgagagattctgatgatgtcatcatgacatcattcttatctatagtaataacagatgataggactggagaggtgatggactctggacatgtatggagtgagatttattaatgtgtctccccataaccaggattacacagtagtgaggaagacctctagtgggcgctgtcagacccttgtatttgatggatggagaggaaccctgagcccatttCCGGGGCCTCCACATCACCCTTTGAaacagatcaatggacagaagatcctagaactcaccaccaagatgctggagctgctgactggagaggtgacactgctgggaatgctgggacattatacagtaactggaggggtcggggtgatgactgtatcattgtgttgtcaggttcctataaggtgtcaggatgtcgctgtctatttctccatggaggagtgggagtatttagaaggacacaaggatctgtacaaggaggtgatgatggagaaccaccagcccctcacatcagcaggtaatagacatgactatatacacatggacttccattatttgtatctacagaatgaattcagtccctgtctgtgtttcctacaggtagatccagtaagaggacaacaccggagagatgtcccagtcctcttcttccacaggatgatcaggtagatggagatattgaaaaaatccaagaaaaaaattccagcatgccaCCAATTatctaaaacgtaacttttacctcaatgtataaaaaagatggatattacatcactagagatgagcgaacactaaaatgttcgaggttcgaaattcgattcgaacagccgctcactgttcgagtgttcgaatgggtttcgaaccccattatagtctatggggaacataaactcgttaagggggaaacccaaattcgtgtctggagggtcaccaagtccactatgacaccccaggaaatgatacaacaccctggaatgacactgggacagcaggggaagcatgtctgggggcataaaagtcactttatttcatggaaatccctgtcagtttgcgattttcgcaagctaacttttccccatagaaatgcattggccagtgctgattggccagagtacggaactcgaccaatcagcgctggctctgctggaggaggcggagtctaagatagctccacaccagtctccattcaggtccgaccttagactccgcctcctccggcagagccagcgctgattggccgaaggctggccaatgcattcctatgcgaatgcagacttagcagtgctgagtcagttttgctcaactacacatctaatgcacactcggcactgctacatcagatgtagcaatctgatgtagcagagccgagggtgcactagaacccctgtgcaaactcagttcacgctaatagaatgcattggccagcgctgattggccaatgcattctattagcccgatgaagtagagctgaatgtgtgtgctaagcacactcattcagcactgcttcatcacgccaatacaatgcattagccagtgctgattggccagagtacggaattcggccaatcagcgctggctctgctggaggaggcggagtctaaggtcggacctgaatggagactggtgtggagcgatcttagactccgcctcctccagcagagccagcgctgattggccgaattccgtactctggccaatcagcgctggccaatgcattctattagcccgatgaagtagagctgaatgtgtgtgctaagcacacacattcagcactgcttcatcacgccaatacaatgcattagccagtgctgattggccagagtacggaattcggccaatcagcgctggctctgctggaggaggcggagtctaagatcgctccacaccagtctccattcaggtccgaccttagactccgcctcctccggcagagccagcgctgattggccgaaggctggccaatgcattcctatgcgaatgcagacttagcagtgctgagtcagttttgctcaactacacatctgatgcacactcggcactgctacatcagatgtagcaatctgatgtagcagagccgagggtgcactagaacccctgtgcaaactcagttcacgctaatagaatgcattggccagcgctgattggccaatgcattctattagcccgatgaagtagagctgaatgtgtgtgctaagcacacacattcagcactgcttcatcacgccaatacaatgcattagccagtgctgattggccagagtacggaattcggccaatcagcgctggctctgctggaggaggcggagtctaaggtcggacctgaatggagactggtgtggagcgatcttagactccgcctcctccagcagagccagcgctgattggccgaattccgtactctggccaatcagcgctggccaatgcattctattagcttgatgaagcagagtgtgcacaagggttcaagcgcaccctcggctctgatgtagcagagctgaggctgcacaagggttcaagcgcaccctcggctctgatgtaggagagccgagggtgcacttgaacccttgtgcaccctcagctctgctacatcagagccgagggtgcgcttgaacccttgtgcacactctgcttcatcaagctaatagaatgcattggccagcgctgattggccaatgtattctattagcctgatgaagtagagctgaatgtgtgtgctaagcacacacattcagctctacttcatcgggctaatagaatgcattggccagcgctgattggccagagtacggaactcgaccaatcagcgctggctctgctggaggaggcggagtctaagatcgctccacaccagtctccattcaggtccgaccttagactccgcctcctccagcagagccagcgctgattggccgaattccgtactctggccaatcagcactggctaatgcattgtattggcgtgatgaagcagtgctgaatgagtgtgcttagcacacacattcagctctacttcatcgggctaatagaatgcattggccaatcagcgctggccaatgcattctattagcgtgaactgagtttgcacaggggttctagtgcaccctcggctctgctacatcagattgctacatctgatgtagcagtgccgagtgtgcatcagatgtgtagttgagcaaaactgactcagcactgctaagtctgcattcgcataggaatgcattggccagccttcggccaatcagcgctggctctgccggaggaggcggagtctaaggtcggacctgaatggagactggtgtggagcgatcttagactccgcctcctccagcagagccagcgctgattggtcgagttccgtactctggccaatcagcgctggccaatgcattctattagcttgatgaagcagagtgtgcacaagggttcaagcgcaccctcggctctgatgtagcagagctcctacatcagagccgagggtgcgcttgaacccttgtgcagcctcggctctgctacatcagagccgagggtgcgcttgaacccttgtgcacactctgcttcatcaagctaatagaatgcattggccagcactgattggccagagtacggaattcggccaatcagcgctggccaatgcatccctatgggaaaaagtttatctcacaaaaatcacaattacacacccgatagagccccaaaaagttatttttaataacattcccccctaaataaaggttatccctagctatccctgcctgtacagctatccctgtctcatagtcaaaaagttcacattctcatatgacccggatttgaaatccactattcgtctaaaaaggaggtcacctgatttcggcagccaatgactttttccaatttttttcaatgcccccggtgtcgtagttcctgtcccacctcccctgcgctgttattggtgcaaaaaaggcgccagggaaggtgggaggggaatcgaattttggcgcactttaccacgtggtgttcgattcgaacatggcgaacaccctgatatccgatcgaacatgtgttcgatagaacactgttcgctcatctctatacatcacCTTAAAGAAGGTAGGAACATGAAGAAAAGCTGACGCGTTTTGGGACAAAAGTTGATGCAAGTCCCTTACTCGTAGCATGTTCTATAACAAATGCAAGGACACCTATATAGGAACAAAAAGCCCATCAAACACCGTTAACATCAAAAATGCAAGGATACACAAAAACATGGCATACACGTGTATACAATATAAGACGTCATATACAATCCATCTACCTCAAATGATCACGTCTAATGCATAGCAGAACcgtcataaaacaaaaaaaccgcatacaaaaaaaaaatgtaatccaCATGTATAACATCTCCAAAAGTAGTATAAAAAGATCCATCACTCACCCTCCAAACCAATGAATAGATCCAGAAAAGGAATACGATAGATCCTTGTTCTCCCATATGACTCCACTCTCGGGCCGTGCACACCCGATCACGCGATGTTGTCACATGTTCAGTTACCATAATAAATATCATCCCTCCCGAGTCATGTGATTCACAACCTTGAATGGACAAATACACTTAATCTTAACCCAGAACCGggcaataaaatataaaattgagATCCTGCCTAACATTTAGACCATGTGGTGTCCGGGTATCAAGTTTCCAAATCCAGTAAGCCTCGCCCTTGAGGAGTAAGGATCTCCTATCTCCTCCACGTGCTGGATTTGGAACGGAATCCATGACCTAAAACCGGACGGATGAAGTATTaccctatatactcgagtataagccgacccgaatataagccgaggcccctaattttaccacaaaaaactgggaaaacttattgacttgagtataagccgagggggggggggggggggggaaatgcagcagctactggaaaatttcagaaatgaaaatggtcggagtttttgggtgcagtagttgctaggggagggggtgttttggttgtctgtctgccccttccctgagcttgatgtgtgtcacagtaattttctacttttatatgtattctagggaaaggagggatttacaactttttaaagcttccccccccccaccactattttatgggagattctatacattgatattgtggctggtcatagccccccccccccccctaaaatatatatatatatatatatatatatatatatatctatatatatatatatatatatatatatatatatctgactcgagtataagccaaggggggctttttcagtacaaaaactgggctgaaaaatatcGTAGCACAGAAAGATCGCACCTCTTTATTAAaggacaaaaaaattaaaacctcTTCAAGTGGGGGGGGAccccagttctcaagctcagggaaggggcagacagacaaccaaaacaccccctctccttccccagcacccagcatctactgcacccaaaaactccgaccattttaatttttgaaattttccagtagctgctgcatttccccccctcggcttatacttgagtcaataagttttcccatttttttttgtggtaaaattagggggggtcggcttatattcgggtcggcttatactcaagtatatacagtaactgttCAGAGTACGAGCCAATACTGGCTATTATAGGacgtaaagtgggggggggggaatagctgTTTGTGGGTTTGGGATAACCCTTGGAAGATGGGAACAATTGGGGACTCACTAATTCAATTCTGCTGTTTTGATTCTGGTATAACACCCAAGTTCACACCCTCCATGAGCAAATCTTCCATTTGTTGGATCCTGGTTTAACTTCCTATAAGTTTTTTGGTCATATAAAATGGAAGTACAGGCATCCCTATAATCCTTTGCATTCATCACAACTTCATCTTCCTGCTGACTTACATTATTTGTTTTGCAGATTTTCCATCAGATTAAAGATCTGGATGATAATGTTATCGCTGTAACAATAAAGGAGGAGCCCTATGTGAGCGGttatgaggagtgtgaggaggacattcctacagggaaccgcccaggtgaggagtcaccactgaaTATATCACAGATTTACAGATTCAACTTCACAGAGTTAAAGAATTTTTAGTTTTAAGGTTGTTTTGAAGCAAGGAAGGTGAGTGCTATCAGGGTCAGGAATGCTACTGACCTGGGGCTAGGAGAGAGAACATCACCTTCTGAATTGGAAGGTTTATGGGAAGGTGAGCAGATCATGTTGGCACAAATTTGTTCTAAATCAAAGTTTTGAATAGGGGATAAGTTGCAGATTGGTGGTAATTTGACTGCTCTCACCCCACTGATCTAGAGCCGGGGTGGCTTTTGTACCCAATTCAAAATGGAGCGTCggaccgctccattcatttcaatgggagtgccagagataggtGAGCGCTGTACCTCTGACAAAGTTGTCAGATCCCCAAGCTGTAGGATAAAGCAGTCCATGCCCCAGACCATACAAACAGGGAGCTTGTGTTATTTTTAGATCTGGCTGGGATATGTGTCGCCTAGCCgagccctttgaggaggccaccaGATATGTGAGTAGGGCCAGTAACCCATGATATTATTTATTTTCTGGAAGCTGTGTTATCTCCATCTTGCTTGCCAATCTATGCCACATACAGAAGGAAGTGCAGGAAACAAGACACTAGGACATGAGTTCAAGGAGGAGTTGGAGGACATCGAGTTTTCTCAGACACAGCCAGGAGACAAGGTTGTCACTCATTGTTTAAGAAATTATTTTAATGATAATAACAACGCAGGTCATTGACAAACTCACATTTTGGGCAAAATATTTGGGTCCTGAGACACAAGCTGGAGGTTCTCATCAAGCAAAGGCACAACTATTGGATAGACACGCCATTATACCCTCAGCAGTAAAGCAAAATGAAGGAAATGTTCCTGCTACTGAAAGAGGAAAACCATGGATGCATGTCCCAAGCTTGCCACGGCTTTGACCACACCGATGCCTGCTGACTGCATAGGTCTACCCAGAAGGACTTTCTCGATCCCTGCTCAGATACAACTCCACTCTCTTTGCCGGGGGTGATGGTACAACAAGTAGCAGACAATACAGAACAGATCTGCTACACCAACCTGTAAACGGGTACGCACAGCCTAAACAACCTGGTCAAGTCTTATCTGACCTGTGTCCTTTCTCCAGCAGATACCCTGAGCCCTAACTCCATGGTTAAGCAAACGAGGTCCGTGGTAGGAACCGGCCCAGTTTACCATTGCTGCATTGAATTGTTCACACTGCAGTGCAGTGTCAGAGAGGGTATTTAGTGCAGCAGGTGGGATCATCACAGCAAAgttggaatccgcctgaaaaaaggccctcccctggattaacactgtagggattatagggttataggttggacttgatggactgatgtcttcatccacccTCATCTACTATATGGTGTATATTTGTAGATGACTGCTGTATACGATGTATATTTCTTGATGATCGGTGTATATGGTGATGAACCAACTTCTACTCCCAAGTAAAGTTTTGGGCCATGCAGGTTAAATTGTGTAGGGAATCCATTGAAGATGACTCCCGGTAACCTGTTTAAGCATCTTTAGAGGAAACGTGCCATATAGTGGAGGCCATGATTTTGGAAGATCCTTGGGTAAAGTCGTTATATGAATTAGTCATTTCAGTTGGTACAGTTTCTAGTATCCTTCATGATTTTTTGATGATGTCAAAGGTCAGTTCCCGGTGGGTTCCATGAATGTCGACACATGAGCATGTTGCCAACAATTTTGCCAAGAGAATTTAGACCTGATTAGAGAAAGTGGAGGAGATTTCTATTCTCGGGTTGTTATGTGATGAAACCTCGGTCCACTACTATGATCCTGAGACCAAACAAGAGTCCATACAACGGAGACACAAGAAGTCAGAAACTCCAAAGAAATGTTGTATGCAACAAACAGCTGGAACGGTCATGGCGACAGCTTTAGGATACAGGTGTTTTATTACTAGGATTCAGGCCACTCGAGACAACAATTATTGGAGACCCCTATGAAGGCTTTCCATGAGGCAACCAAAGGGAAACATCATGGAAGTTGTTCTTTCTTCACGACCAAGCACCAGCTCAGAAGTCTCGCAGATCAGGGGAGGCAGCTTCATGGAGAGTCACCATCCTCCCTACAGTCCAGACCTGGCTCCCAGTCATTActttgcactgcatcggcatcccgtcgcggctggccgcgcagagaattcacacggcggaaaaggtttccaccgcgTGAAAATACCCTAAGGGCATCCAATCATTGGGGGTGAAGGGGAATAAATGTGTTGAAGTCCAGGGGGCTTACATTGAAGAGTAGAAAATTCAATTATCtcagaaaacttttttttatatttgagtaGGTAACTTATTGAACACCCCTCGTACATTAGATTGATGCTACATGGTTATTTCACATTACTTCTTGAATTTCtagattttatattttaaaatctagaaatttaaatttttagatTTAAATATGCCCGATCCTTTAGCTCTCCAGAAGATATGGAGCTGCCAATGAACCTCTTTTCCTacgacacatgcatgcttggccatgTGTGCATGTTAATGGCAAGAGTCAGAAGAGCTAGGTTACAACAGACGGCTATGGACTGTATATGGGCAGCCTTCTGCCACAGGCCTTGTAATTTTATATAGAAATGTTCTAAAATATCAATATAAACGTTAAGGATattgaaaaattaataaaatccgTTTTATTTTTGGCAGGTGACTGCACCAGTCCAGAGGGACACCCAATATTTTCAGATCCTAAAGAAGAGGATCATGATATCAAACAAGATCCAGATGAAGAACTtgccattaccccagatataccctcagcccttcacaacCAAGATGGATCCGATCCTATTCTACACGTCCAATCTTCTGCTTCATCGCAGACTGTGAAGCGAAATAAAAGTCACCGGAGGAGAAAACGCCAAAGAGCTCGAAAAAGAAAAAGGCCATttccatgtccagaatgtggcaaATATTTTACGCACAAGTCAGATGTTGTTCGACATATGACAtcgcacacaggggagaagccgttttcgtgttcagaatgtgagaaatcttTTGGCCGGAGATCAGTTTTTTTACGACATCTggaaactcacacaggggagaagccatttttatgcaCGGACTGTGGAAAATGTTTCAATCGGAATtcagatcttgttagacatcagagaactcacacaggagagaagccatttccatgttcagaatgtggacgATGTTTCGCTCAAAGCTCTGCTCTGGTtaatcatcagagaattcacacaacgGAGAAGCCATTctcctgttcagaatgtggcaaatgttttactcaTAAAGCTACTCTAGTTAACCATCggaaaagtcacacaggagagaagctattTCAGTGTTCAGAATGTGGACAAAGTTTTAGCCGAAAATCACATCTTCTTtctcatcagagaagtcacacaaaagagaagccatattcatgtacagaatgtgagAAAGCTTTTAGCCAGAAAGCACATCTTGTGagtcatcagagaattcacacaggggagaaaccattttcttgttcagaatgtgggaaatgttttaatcagAAGGCACATGTTTatgtacatcagagaactcacacagcgaAAAGCCAATTTCAAGTTAAAGAGGAACGTCCTCAACTATATATAATCTGTACCCCCATAATGAGCCCCGTTACAGGAGATATCCGTATTATTAATTTCGGCACTCCGCTGTGAGAGGGTGGGCCTTCCAACAGCTTTATCACTGGGATGTGAGAAACCCTCCCGTCCCCATTTACCGTACCCTTCTATAGCACACGGTCGGCTTTCTAGTGCTATATAACACCGCACGTCTACGAGccgtgaaagattctctttaaagtAAATGTTTCATCATTCAATCTCATCTTGAtttatctcagacattatatagTTATAGTTTGACAAAATCTTTAGACATACCCCCGTTCTCCCATCTCCCGGTCCGCTTATGGGTCACCTTTTCCCTATATAATCCACGTAATGCCCCGAATCTTGTAGGACTACGACCTGCCCTGGACTTCATTAGGACTCGTTC carries:
- the LOC142189501 gene encoding uncharacterized protein LOC142189501, translating into MWCPGIKFPNPIFHQIKDLDDNVIAVTIKEEPYVSGYEEFQGGVGGHRVFSDTARRQGDCTSPEGHPIFSDPKEEDHDIKQDPDEELAITPDIPSALHNQDGSDPILHVQSSASSQTVKRNKSHRRRKRQRARKRKRPFPCPECGKYFTHKSDVVRHMTSHTGEKPFSCSECEKSFGRRSVFLRHLETHTGEKPFLCTDCGKCFNRNSDLVRHQRTHTGEKPFPCSECGRCFAQSSALVNHQRIHTTEKPFSCSECGKCFTHKATLVNHRKSHTGEKLFQCSECGQSFSRKSHLLSHQRSHTKEKPYSCTECEKAFSQKAHLVSHQRIHTGEKPFSCSECGKCFNQKAHVYVHQRTHTAKSQFQVKEERPQLYIICTPIMSPVTGDIRIINFGTPL